One Malus domestica chromosome 11, GDT2T_hap1 genomic region harbors:
- the LOC114819456 gene encoding gamma-interferon-responsive lysosomal thiol protein isoform X1, with amino-acid sequence MASSRLESRTLSFSLLSCLFLVAMFTPPSSSAARTPPSDSGKVSLALYYESLCPYSANFIVNYLVKLFEDDLISIVDLKLSPWGNAKLRSNDTFTCQHGPSECLLNTVEACAIEIWPALNDHFPFIYCVESLVYEHKYPQWESCYEKLGLDSKPIAECYSSGLGKELELQYAAETSALQPPHQYVPWVVVDGQPLYEDYENFLSYVCNAYNGTTALEACSKISLNTRKSSKSTHSVRCEGNMPAVLGRIGSTIKSWIRQMNLAIWM; translated from the exons ATGGCGTCCTCTCGGCTCGAAAGTAGAaccctttctttttctcttctgtCCTGCCTCTTCTTGGTTGCTATGTTCACACCCCCTTCTTCTTCCGCAGCCAGAACTCCGCCTTCGGATTCTGGTAAAGTTTCGTTGGCTTTGTATTATGAGTCCCTCTGCCCCTACAGTGCCAACTTCATTGTGAATTACCTTGTCAAGCTCTTCGAAGACGACCTCATCTCCATTGTTGATCTCAAGCTTTCTCCTTGGGGTAATGCCAAGCTCAGAAGCAACGACACATTCACTTGCCAG CATGGTCCGTCTGAATGTTTATTGAACACTGTGGAAGCCTGTGCGATCGAGATCTGGCCTGCACTG AACGATCATTTTCCTTTCATTTATTGCGTTGAGAGTTTGGTTTATGAGCACAAGTATCCCCAGTGGGAGTCATGTTACGAGAAACTGGGCTTGGATTCAAAACCTATTGCTGAATGCTACAGCAGTGGACTTGGCAAAGAG CTTGAACTACAGTATGCAGCTGAAACCAGTGCACTCCAGCCTCCGCATCAGTATGTGCCATGGGTAGTTGTGGATGGACAGCCACTTTATGAG GACTACGAAAACTTCCTGAGCTATGTCTGCAATGCCTATAATGGCACCACCGCCCTCGAGGCCTGCAGTAAAATATCCCTCAATACCAGGAAAAGTTCCAAATCTACCCATTCCGTTCGCTGCGAGGGAAATATGCCAGCAGTATTAGGAAGAATAGGATCGACCATAAAATCGTGGATCCGTCAAATGAACCTGGCAATTTGGATGTAG